In one window of Spiroplasma corruscae DNA:
- the potCD gene encoding spermidine/putrescine ABC transporter permease/substrate-binding protein, producing the protein MKKFFKSCYFLIIMLFIYIPIATMIFLSFNNGKNVDDFTGFSFKWYEYLINYSPFIKSITVSLFVAMISTIISIIVGVMACYGLSRIKRKTANRWVRIANIPLVNADVITAVSLMIIFVLAGIKFGIVTLIAAHISFNIPYVIVTVLPFMNRIDKNLVDASNDLGASSKQTFFKVILPILLPSIITATAICFAMSFDDFIISYFTGGDQTNVSTFIYTAKKITPYINAFGTILVVTIVFIILVWNAIQITLQSIKENKQKLKKGTYRLKDISSIEKRIIYYKKCIETESKIFLSLNPLLWLKYKFLQMEYKRLSNKSLDSKISKLEWKKELLVEKINDDSRALSILERLENKKAILKQKTNLKKVKNLDLILSSLDKKIQKYQSKVDLINERKLKSEQDIIELQNDIKILKTDLSNEKEPNEKLVSWYNNKIKDLEVQINILKEGKNKYKLKQTIDKLSDLKTKQEQKLINKYEELQIFKRKVKRVVPFGHNLDKSLIKNSSNKEMVSYLKDKKHNLTQKEIAKYTSLIQNNDTKLEKLLSKILDKKEKYFPSNISETVNVKNNVWVKRNWKKVLMSTSVLAAFSLLTTAYALNNVYDLVIGNWGSYIAPGVIEEFEKKEGVRINYQQYDSNESLYNKIYTFNYDAMVPSEYMVKKLAEEDKLQKIDYNCIKTINLPNGVVGENGIEGIVPKGVCQFDSIENQENVEKPYDIDKDLVTVLRKTVIGSGNDVQSLFDYSINWFWGDVRLAFNIGTDDQQPRQELIEFMDKHDLFIKESKDEKSSLGDNPFEWKLNTKNLSWDILWDAAKEGFDLKLNEDPKNVFMYAFERLYGQVDANGDSIKLSSAQKQEWIDAAANEVQKLLSYNNVGLYGDNIMDAVHAKNYDIAVIYNGDLLWATAPDYESEDAEDEDTTPTDDSNNDTDTSGSDESEEENSWVYTTLSGTPQYEHPGDNKDPRNFKEGTNVWSDNLVISKDNRNLELTYKFINFMYTYDIQMRQAEEATAATIMGDVNEQIANEGEDPWSEWFHPEVDGAQPFGFDEKMDNYLVDKFNQIISTKH; encoded by the coding sequence ATGAAAAAGTTCTTCAAATCCTGTTATTTCTTAATAATAATGCTTTTCATTTATATACCAATTGCCACAATGATCTTTTTATCATTTAATAATGGTAAAAATGTAGATGATTTTACAGGTTTTAGTTTTAAATGATATGAATATTTAATTAACTATTCACCATTTATTAAATCAATTACAGTATCATTATTTGTTGCGATGATTTCAACAATAATATCAATTATTGTTGGTGTTATGGCTTGTTATGGACTAAGTAGAATAAAGAGAAAAACTGCAAATAGATGAGTAAGAATTGCAAACATACCATTAGTAAATGCAGATGTAATTACCGCAGTTAGTTTAATGATAATATTTGTTCTAGCTGGAATAAAGTTTGGTATAGTAACTTTGATTGCAGCACATATATCATTTAACATACCTTATGTTATAGTAACTGTTTTACCATTTATGAATAGAATTGATAAAAACTTGGTAGATGCTTCTAATGATCTTGGCGCAAGCTCTAAACAAACTTTCTTTAAAGTTATTTTACCAATATTATTACCATCAATAATCACTGCCACTGCAATATGTTTTGCGATGAGTTTTGATGATTTTATTATTTCATATTTCACTGGTGGTGATCAAACAAACGTTTCAACTTTCATATACACTGCTAAAAAAATAACCCCTTACATAAATGCATTTGGGACTATTTTGGTGGTTACTATTGTATTTATCATATTAGTATGAAATGCAATACAGATTACTTTACAAAGCATTAAAGAAAATAAACAAAAACTTAAAAAAGGTACTTATAGATTAAAAGATATAAGCTCAATTGAAAAACGTATTATATATTACAAAAAATGTATTGAAACTGAATCAAAAATATTTTTAAGTCTTAATCCATTGTTATGATTAAAATATAAGTTTTTACAAATGGAATATAAAAGATTAAGTAACAAAAGTTTAGACTCAAAAATAAGTAAATTAGAATGAAAAAAAGAACTTCTTGTTGAAAAAATTAATGATGATTCAAGAGCCTTATCTATTCTTGAAAGATTAGAAAATAAAAAGGCTATTTTAAAACAAAAAACAAATTTGAAAAAAGTTAAAAACTTAGATTTGATATTAAGTAGTTTAGATAAAAAAATACAAAAGTATCAATCAAAAGTAGATTTGATCAATGAAAGAAAACTAAAATCTGAACAAGATATAATTGAATTACAAAATGATATTAAGATATTGAAAACAGATTTATCAAATGAAAAAGAACCGAATGAAAAATTAGTTTCTTGATATAATAACAAAATTAAAGATTTAGAAGTGCAAATTAATATTTTAAAAGAAGGTAAAAATAAGTACAAGTTAAAACAAACTATTGATAAGCTAAGTGACTTAAAAACAAAACAAGAACAAAAACTTATTAATAAGTATGAAGAGTTACAAATATTTAAAAGAAAAGTAAAAAGAGTTGTACCGTTTGGTCATAATTTAGACAAAAGTCTAATTAAAAACTCTAGCAATAAAGAAATGGTTTCTTATCTTAAAGATAAAAAACATAATCTAACTCAAAAAGAGATTGCCAAGTATACTTCACTTATTCAAAATAATGACACTAAGTTAGAAAAACTTTTAAGTAAAATATTAGATAAAAAAGAGAAGTACTTTCCTTCAAATATTTCTGAAACAGTTAATGTAAAAAACAATGTATGGGTAAAAAGAAACTGAAAAAAAGTTTTAATGTCAACATCGGTTTTAGCCGCCTTTTCATTACTTACTACCGCGTATGCATTAAATAATGTATATGATTTAGTAATAGGAAACTGAGGAAGTTATATTGCCCCTGGTGTTATTGAAGAGTTTGAAAAAAAAGAAGGAGTTAGAATTAACTACCAGCAATATGATTCAAACGAAAGTTTATATAATAAAATATATACATTTAACTATGATGCGATGGTTCCTAGTGAGTATATGGTTAAGAAACTTGCAGAAGAAGATAAATTGCAAAAAATAGATTATAACTGTATAAAAACAATAAATCTACCAAATGGAGTTGTTGGAGAGAATGGAATAGAAGGAATAGTCCCTAAAGGTGTTTGTCAATTTGACTCAATTGAAAATCAAGAAAATGTAGAAAAACCATATGATATTGATAAAGATCTAGTAACAGTTTTAAGAAAAACTGTAATTGGTTCAGGTAATGATGTACAAAGCTTATTTGACTATTCAATAAACTGATTCTGAGGTGATGTTAGATTGGCATTTAATATTGGGACAGATGATCAACAACCAAGACAAGAATTAATTGAATTTATGGATAAACACGATTTATTTATAAAAGAGAGTAAAGATGAAAAGTCATCATTAGGTGATAATCCATTTGAATGAAAATTAAATACTAAAAATCTATCTTGAGATATACTATGAGATGCAGCCAAAGAAGGATTCGACCTAAAATTAAATGAGGACCCTAAAAATGTATTCATGTATGCATTTGAAAGATTATATGGTCAAGTTGATGCTAATGGTGATTCTATAAAACTATCATCGGCACAAAAACAAGAATGAATTGATGCTGCAGCAAATGAAGTACAAAAACTACTGAGTTACAATAACGTTGGTTTATATGGAGATAATATAATGGATGCAGTACATGCTAAAAATTATGACATAGCCGTTATTTATAATGGAGATTTATTGTGAGCAACTGCTCCTGATTATGAGTCAGAAGATGCTGAGGACGAAGATACTACACCAACTGATGATTCAAACAATGATACTGATACTAGTGGTAGTGATGAATCTGAAGAAGAAAACTCTTGAGTTTATACAACACTTTCTGGTACTCCACAATACGAACACCCTGGAGATAATAAAGACCCAAGAAATTTTAAAGAGGGAACTAATGTTTGAAGTGACAACCTAGTTATTAGTAAAGATAACAGAAATTTAGAATTAACTTATAAATTTATTAATTTTATGTATACATATGATATACAAATGAGACAAGCCGAAGAAGCAACCGCTGCTACAATTATGGGTGATGTCAATGAGCAAATTGCCAATGAAGGAGAAGATCCTTGAAGTGAGTGATTCCATCCAGAAGTAGATGGTGCTCAACCATTTGGTTTTGATGAAAAAATGGATAATTATTTAGTAGATAAATTTAATCAAATAATATCTACAAAACATTAA
- a CDS encoding ABC transporter ATP-binding protein, with protein MENNSFKTKDNLAKHLFTALKRRWILSSILFTLTLIMAVTLVANIEAIKYITSLLVAKSVLDSTDDPDKLLDILKKQIDPKDWSLIEGYLKDFIANKLDKKQLVNDMIHGFFYDYVEYDGSEVIVIIAGLNNLRLSLFDLAFFMIGDILVVVAISYASFIISSYISESYETYLKRELMNRLIDQDINFFNKNKVGQIANVLVKDIHMISKNVKEGPFIYSLSVSSILLCAIEMFILNWKLALSVFGLLFICGVLVVIFAFATNIFTKRIEGFAKDIDHKTSEKIYSIRLIKSSGSFDMEKEHYKKDTKKVEKKNKSKSYLSEIPSTIILGGIGSFAMASVIFGVFLFYDNSQTLISIISAFTTGVVVMTLPLLQLRQVIYDVPSCKIAADNISFILEQDIEINKHEPQLFEEQFKVAKLKKIGFSYPESEKVLFKNLDISFEKGKRYAFVGPTGSGKSTIAKLMLRFYDPTMGEIIINEKYNLKSLNLKSWLDKVGYVDQEPQILSGTILNNVKYGLENISKEQVIDACKKAKLHSLIESWPDGYDTILFERGSQLSGGQKQRLVIARLILKDPEILILDEATSALDNIVEREIQTELEKLMVNRTTISIAHRLSTIKNFDVIYVIEPGVGIIQQGTYDELIKVEGLFKSLYNANEQNKKSNG; from the coding sequence ATGGAAAATAACTCTTTTAAAACTAAAGATAACTTGGCAAAGCACCTATTTACCGCATTGAAAAGACGATGAATACTTTCAAGTATTTTGTTTACATTAACATTAATAATGGCAGTAACGCTTGTCGCAAATATTGAAGCTATTAAATATATTACTTCATTGCTAGTGGCTAAAAGTGTTTTAGATTCAACAGATGATCCTGATAAATTATTAGATATATTAAAAAAACAAATTGACCCAAAGGATTGGTCGTTAATAGAAGGTTATTTAAAGGACTTTATTGCTAATAAACTTGATAAAAAACAATTAGTTAACGATATGATTCATGGATTTTTTTATGATTATGTTGAATATGATGGTAGCGAAGTTATTGTTATTATCGCTGGTTTAAATAACCTGAGGTTATCGTTATTTGATTTAGCATTTTTTATGATTGGGGATATTTTAGTAGTTGTAGCTATATCTTATGCTTCATTTATTATCTCATCATACATTAGCGAATCATACGAGACCTACTTAAAAAGAGAACTTATGAATAGATTAATTGACCAAGACATAAATTTTTTCAACAAAAATAAGGTTGGTCAAATAGCAAATGTGCTAGTCAAAGATATTCATATGATAAGCAAGAACGTAAAAGAAGGACCTTTTATATATTCATTATCAGTATCTTCTATTCTTCTTTGCGCAATAGAGATGTTTATACTAAACTGAAAACTTGCCCTTTCGGTATTTGGTTTGTTATTTATATGTGGGGTACTTGTAGTAATATTTGCATTCGCAACAAATATATTTACAAAAAGAATTGAAGGTTTTGCTAAGGATATTGATCATAAAACAAGTGAAAAAATATATAGTATTAGGCTTATCAAATCATCAGGTTCATTCGATATGGAGAAAGAACATTATAAAAAAGATACAAAAAAAGTAGAGAAAAAAAATAAATCAAAAAGCTATTTATCTGAAATTCCTTCAACAATTATTTTAGGAGGTATAGGTTCTTTTGCAATGGCTTCTGTTATCTTTGGTGTATTTTTATTTTATGATAACTCACAAACCTTGATTAGTATAATATCAGCATTTACAACAGGTGTTGTTGTTATGACATTACCATTATTACAATTAAGACAGGTAATATATGATGTACCATCATGTAAAATAGCTGCAGATAATATTAGTTTTATACTTGAACAGGATATTGAAATAAATAAACACGAACCACAATTATTTGAAGAACAATTTAAAGTTGCTAAATTAAAAAAAATTGGATTCTCTTACCCAGAAAGTGAGAAAGTTTTGTTTAAAAACTTAGATATTTCATTTGAAAAAGGAAAAAGGTACGCCTTTGTAGGACCTACAGGAAGTGGAAAATCTACAATCGCAAAATTAATGTTAAGATTCTATGACCCAACAATGGGAGAAATTATAATTAATGAAAAGTATAATCTTAAGAGTTTAAATCTAAAGTCTTGATTAGATAAGGTAGGTTATGTTGATCAGGAACCACAAATATTAAGCGGCACTATATTGAATAATGTAAAATATGGACTTGAAAACATCTCAAAAGAACAAGTGATAGATGCTTGTAAAAAGGCGAAACTTCACTCTTTAATTGAAAGTTGACCTGATGGTTATGACACAATTTTATTTGAAAGAGGAAGTCAATTATCAGGAGGACAAAAACAAAGATTAGTTATTGCTAGACTAATATTAAAAGATCCAGAAATTTTAATACTTGATGAAGCAACTAGTGCATTAGATAATATAGTAGAAAGAGAAATTCAAACTGAGCTTGAGAAACTAATGGTTAATAGAACTACTATTTCGATTGCTCATAGACTATCAACAATTAAAAACTTTGATGTGATATATGTTATTGAGCCTGGTGTTGGAATCATTCAACAAGGGACATATGATGAGTTAATAAAAGTAGAAGGTCTATTTAAGTCTTTATATAATGCTAATGAACAAAATAAAAAAAGTAACGGTTAA